A region from the Falco rusticolus isolate bFalRus1 chromosome 4, bFalRus1.pri, whole genome shotgun sequence genome encodes:
- the SNRK gene encoding SNF-related serine/threonine-protein kinase — MAGFKRGYDGKIAGLYDLDKTLGRGHFAVVKLARHVFTGEKVAVKVIDKTKLDTLATGHLFQEVRCMKLVQHPNIVRLYEVIDTQTKLYLILELGDGGDMFDYIMKHEEGLNEDLAKKYFAQIVHAISYCHKLHVVHRDLKPENVVFFEKQGLVKLTDFGFSNKFQPGKKLTTSCGSLAYSAPEILLGDEYDAPAVDIWSLGVILFMLVCGQPPFQEANDSETLTMIMDCKYTVPPHVSKECKDLITRMLQRDPKRRASLEEIENHAWLQGVDPSPATKYNIPLVSYKNLSEEEHNSIIQRMVLGDIADRDTIVEALETNKYNHITATYFLLAERILREKQEKEIQTRSASPSNIKAQFRQSWPTKIDVPQDLEDDLTASPLSHATVPQSPARTAENVLNGHRSKALGDSAKKEDIPELAGPALSAVPSVSLKPTTSGRKCLFRVEEDEEEDEEDKKPISLSTQVVLRRKPSVTNRLTSRKSAPVLNQIFEEGESDDEFDMDENLPPKLSRLKMNIASPSTVHKRYHRRKSQGRGSSCSSSETSDDDSESRRRLDKDSGFTYSWHRRDSSEGPPGSQGDGGGQSKPSNGNGGVDKTSPSDNNKGGGSPSGSSSGSTNNTSGSTRRCAGSGNSMQLSSRSAGELVESLKLMSLCLGSQIHGSTKYIIDPQNNLSFSSVKVQEKSTWKMCISSSGSVNQASSLGNLKFFSDQMSDTANELERIKNRNLKNNVLQLPLCEKMISVNIQRNPKEGLLCTSSQTSCCHVI; from the exons ATGGCAGGCTTCAAACGAGGATATGATGGAAAAATTGCTGGATTGTATGACTTGGATAAAACTTTGGGCAGAGGCCATTTTGCTGTGGTCAAACTTGCTCGGCATGTCTTTACAGGTGAAAAAGTAGCAGTGAAAGTAATTGACAAGACCAAACTGGACACTCTAGCCACTGGACATCTTTTTCAAGAAGTCAGATGCATGAAATTAGTGCAGCATCCCAATATAGTACGGCTGTATGAAGTGATTGACACCCAGACTAAGCTTTATCTTATCTTAGAGCTTGGTGATGGAGGAGATATGTTTGATTACATCATGAAACATGAAGAAGGTCTGAATGAGGAtctggcaaaaaaatattttgctcaaaTAGTACATGCTATATCCTACTGCCATAAACTGCATGTAGTTCACAGAGACTTAAAGCCAGAGAATGTGGtcttctttgaaaaacaaggaCTTGTGAAATTGACAGATTTTGGCTTCAGCAACAAATTTCAGCCTGGAAAGAAGCTCACCACAAGCTGTGGATCTCTTGCATATTCTGCTCCTGAAATTTTACTTGGGGATGAATATGATGCACCAGCAGTGG ATATATGGAGTTTGGGGGTCATCCTCTTCATGTTGGTTTGTGGACAACCACCATTTCAAGAAGCAAATGACAGTGAAACTCTGACTATGATAATGGACTGCAAATACACAGTGCCACCTCATGTGTCCAAAGAATGTAAAGA TCTAATTACACGGATGTTGCAGAGAGATCCAAAGCGAAGGGCATCTTTGGAAGAGATTGAAAACCATGCGTGGCTCCAAGGAGTTGACCCATCTCCTGCAACGAAGTACAATATTCCTCTTGTGTCATATAAAAATCTGTCTGAGGAGGAGCACAACAGTATAATACAACGCATGGTTCTGGGTGATATAGCAGACCGAGATACAATAGTGGA GGCATTGGAAACTAACAAATACAATCACATCACTGCAACTTACTTCTTACTAGCTGAAAGGATTCTGcgagaaaaacaagaaaaggaaattcagacCAGGTCTGCAAGCCCTAGCAACATCAAAGCTCAGTTCAG GCAATCGTGGCCAACAAAAATCGATGTACCCCAGGATCTGGAGGATGACCTTACAGCTTCTCCTCTTTCCCATGCAACTGTTCCTCAGTCACCAGCTCGCACGGCTGAGAACGTTCTCAATGGCCACCGAAGCAAGGCCCTTGGCGATTCAGCAAAGAAGGAGGATATCCCTGAATTAGCTGGACCGGCACTTTCAGCAGTCCCGTCGGTGAGCTTGAAACCCACTACAAGTGGGCGGAAGTGCTTGTTCAGAGTagaagaagatgaagaggaggatgaagaagaTAAGAAACCTATTTCTCTTTCTACTCAAGTTGTTCTGCGCCGTAAGCCGTCAGTTACAAATCGTCTTACTTCAAGAAAGAGTGCACCAGTCCTCAATCAAATATTTGAGGAGGGCGAGTCAGATGATGAGTTTGACATGGATGAGAACTTGCCCCCAAAGCTCAGCAGGTTAAAAATGAATATTGCTTCACCTAGCACAGTGCATAAACGCTATCACAGGAGGAAAAGCCAGGGACGGGGCTCCAGTTGCAGTAGCTCAGAAACAAGTGATGACGACTCAGAAAGTAGGAGACGCCTAGACAAAGATAGTGGGTTTACTTACTCCTGGCATAGACGGGATAGTAGCGAAGGGCCACCTGGCAGTCAAGGAGATGGTGGTGGACAAAGCAAACCAAGTAATGGGAATGGAGGGGTAGACAAAACGAGCCCAAGTGATAACAACAAAGGTGGGGGGAGTCCCTCCGGTAGCTCCAGCGGTAGCACCAACAACACTTCAGGCTCCACTCGGAGATGCGCTGGATCTGGAAACTCAATGCAGCTATCGTCCAGAAGCGCAGGGGAACTGGTTGAAAGCCTGAAATTAATGAGCCTTTGCCTAGGCTCACAGATTCACGGCAGCACTAAATACATTATTGATCCTCAAAACAATCTGTCCTTTTCCAGTGTAAAAGTACAGGAGAAATCAACGTGGAAAATGTGTATAAGTTCCAGCGGAAGCGTGAACCAGGCTTCATCGTTGGGCAAcctaaaatttttttctgaccaAATGTCAGACACAGCAAACGAATTGGAACGGATAAAGAACAGgaacttgaaaaataatgtgctACAACTACCTCTCTGCGAAAAGATGATATCTGTGAATATTCAGCGGAACCCAAAGGAGGGGCTGCTGTGTACCTCCAGTCAAACCAGTTGTTGTCATGTCATTTGA